Proteins encoded together in one Variovorax paradoxus window:
- a CDS encoding SMP-30/gluconolactonase/LRE family protein — protein MAQEKIDPGLNSSVLRRKLLGGVGAAVGASFVFPQWTYAQSASGKPATPPSTITQPPRDFGPGGAPTTYFTDPDVLTVDPAFDGLRQPNAAIQRLWTGALWSEGPAWNSVGRFLVWSDIPNNRQLRWSEDDGHVSVFRSPSNNSNGNSFDYQGRQLSCEHLTRRVVRYELDGSVSVLASSFNGKQLNSPNDIVPHPDGSYWFTDPPYGAQLYEGAVDAPGGPANKAGRLNPRLGQPPEIGSYKRELPTAVYRLDKSGTLTQVAGEDLVPDPNGLCFSPDFKKLYVVSTGQGPGDTIAGGKGDMYVFDVGSDNKLSNGKLFSNFMIDGVKCAPDGVRADVDGNLWCSSNAGRSVGYSGVTVWTPQGRLIGRIRLPEVCGNICFGGPKRNRLFMAASQSLYAVYTATQGAAPG, from the coding sequence GTGGCACAGGAAAAAATCGATCCGGGATTGAATAGTTCGGTACTACGCCGAAAGCTTCTTGGGGGCGTAGGAGCCGCGGTCGGCGCCTCGTTCGTCTTTCCGCAGTGGACGTACGCGCAATCCGCGTCCGGCAAACCGGCTACTCCGCCGAGCACCATCACCCAGCCGCCGCGCGACTTTGGCCCGGGCGGCGCCCCGACCACGTACTTCACCGATCCCGATGTGCTCACGGTCGATCCGGCCTTCGACGGCCTGCGCCAGCCCAATGCCGCCATCCAGCGGCTGTGGACCGGCGCGCTGTGGTCTGAAGGACCGGCGTGGAATTCGGTCGGCCGCTTTCTGGTGTGGAGCGACATTCCGAACAACCGGCAACTGCGCTGGAGCGAGGACGACGGCCACGTGAGCGTGTTTCGCTCGCCTTCCAACAACAGCAACGGCAACTCCTTCGACTACCAGGGAAGGCAGCTGTCCTGCGAGCACCTGACGCGGCGCGTGGTGCGCTACGAGCTCGACGGCTCGGTGAGCGTGCTCGCGTCGAGCTTCAACGGCAAGCAGCTCAATTCTCCGAACGACATCGTCCCGCATCCCGACGGCAGCTACTGGTTTACCGACCCGCCCTACGGCGCCCAGCTCTACGAGGGCGCGGTCGATGCCCCGGGCGGGCCCGCCAACAAGGCGGGCCGGCTGAATCCGAGGCTGGGGCAGCCGCCCGAGATCGGCTCGTACAAGCGCGAGCTGCCTACCGCTGTGTACCGTCTGGACAAGAGCGGCACGCTCACCCAGGTGGCCGGCGAAGACCTGGTGCCGGATCCGAACGGCCTGTGTTTTTCGCCCGACTTCAAGAAGCTCTACGTCGTCAGCACCGGGCAGGGGCCGGGCGACACCATTGCCGGCGGCAAGGGCGACATGTATGTGTTCGATGTCGGCTCGGACAACAAGCTCAGCAACGGCAAGCTCTTCAGCAACTTCATGATCGACGGCGTGAAGTGCGCGCCCGACGGCGTGCGCGCCGATGTCGACGGCAACCTGTGGTGCTCCAGCAATGCAGGCCGCAGCGTGGGTTACAGCGGCGTTACGGTATGGACGCCGCAAGGCCGCCTCATCGGGCGCATCCGGCTGCCGGAGGTCTGCGGCAACATCTGCTTTGGCGGGCCCAAGCGCAACCGCCTGTTCATGGCGGCCAGCCAGTCGCTGTATGCCGTCTACACCGCAACGCAGGGCGCGGCACCGGGTTAG
- a CDS encoding YbaN family protein has product MKRLGASVAKLLWRVLALLLVALGLLGVFLPVLPTVPFLLAAAWAGGHGWPALEQWLVGHPRYGKYIRQWREGGFVPRRAKWAASWMMIFSSAVLLATNAPIAAKIGAPLFMAAVAIWLWMRPEP; this is encoded by the coding sequence TTGAAGCGGCTCGGCGCTTCGGTCGCGAAACTGCTCTGGCGTGTGCTGGCGCTGTTGCTGGTAGCTCTCGGCCTGCTCGGCGTCTTTCTGCCCGTTCTGCCCACGGTGCCTTTTCTGCTTGCCGCCGCCTGGGCCGGCGGACACGGCTGGCCGGCCTTGGAGCAGTGGCTTGTCGGGCACCCGCGCTACGGCAAGTACATCCGGCAATGGCGGGAGGGAGGCTTCGTGCCGCGGCGCGCAAAGTGGGCCGCAAGCTGGATGATGATCTTCAGTTCAGCCGTGCTGCTGGCAACCAACGCCCCCATTGCCGCGAAGATCGGCGCGCCGCTCTTCATGGCCGCGGTCGCCATCTGGCTGTGGATGCGGCCCGAGCCGTGA
- a CDS encoding MmgE/PrpD family protein: protein MHATEIFARYAADFHRQPLPPEVIHHAKRAVIDWYASVFPGLAAAPVRQLEEVLADDLGCGRASLILGRPATARAAALINGTAAHAAEVDDSFREAMYHPGAATIAAALAAGQDAGASGIEFLRGVVLGYEVSTRIGVVMGRAHYKYWHSTGTIGSFGAAAAAGCLMSLDEAAFAHALATAATFTAGLQQAFRMDSMSKPLHAGRAAEAGVLAAQLAARGVTGSLDVLDGEIGLGQAMSSGPDWSQAGATLGRDFHITRLTFKNHIGCGHTFAAIDGALELKQRYGLEAADIERVQVATYRPALDIACYTHPATANEARFSLAYVVATALAHGSVRLAAYEPTRLADPGTRALMERMDLAVDPELDAAFPGQRAARVVIHTRDGRRLEHLQPNRKGDPEQALTDGELEGKFLELASPVIGSERAGALLARIWALDTSAALPAA from the coding sequence ATGCACGCGACAGAAATATTTGCCCGCTACGCAGCCGATTTCCATCGGCAGCCGCTGCCTCCCGAGGTCATCCATCACGCCAAGCGCGCAGTGATCGATTGGTACGCCTCCGTGTTCCCCGGCCTGGCGGCTGCACCTGTTCGGCAGCTCGAAGAAGTCCTGGCCGATGACCTCGGCTGCGGCCGGGCTTCGCTCATTCTCGGCCGGCCGGCGACAGCGCGCGCGGCGGCGCTCATCAACGGAACGGCTGCCCATGCGGCAGAAGTGGACGACAGTTTTCGCGAGGCCATGTACCACCCAGGCGCCGCGACCATTGCGGCCGCCCTGGCCGCCGGCCAGGATGCGGGCGCCAGCGGGATCGAGTTCTTGCGTGGTGTCGTCCTGGGGTATGAAGTGTCGACGCGCATCGGTGTCGTCATGGGCCGCGCGCACTACAAGTATTGGCACAGCACCGGCACCATCGGCAGCTTTGGCGCCGCGGCCGCCGCCGGTTGCCTGATGTCGCTCGACGAAGCGGCCTTTGCGCACGCGCTGGCAACGGCCGCCACTTTCACTGCCGGCCTGCAACAGGCGTTCCGCATGGACTCGATGTCCAAGCCGCTGCATGCGGGCCGGGCCGCGGAGGCGGGGGTGCTCGCGGCGCAGCTTGCGGCGCGGGGCGTGACCGGCTCGCTCGACGTATTGGACGGAGAAATCGGCCTGGGCCAAGCCATGAGCAGCGGCCCGGATTGGTCGCAGGCCGGCGCGACGCTGGGGCGGGACTTTCACATCACGCGGCTGACCTTCAAGAACCACATCGGCTGCGGCCACACCTTTGCCGCTATCGACGGCGCGCTGGAACTGAAGCAGCGTTATGGCCTGGAAGCCGCCGATATAGAGCGCGTGCAGGTGGCAACTTACCGCCCCGCGCTCGACATCGCCTGCTATACGCATCCGGCCACGGCCAACGAAGCGCGCTTCAGCCTCGCCTACGTTGTGGCGACGGCCTTGGCGCATGGCAGCGTGCGCCTGGCGGCGTACGAGCCGACCCGGCTGGCGGACCCGGGGACGCGCGCGCTGATGGAGCGCATGGACCTGGCCGTCGACCCGGAACTGGACGCGGCCTTTCCGGGACAGCGCGCCGCGCGCGTTGTCATCCACACCCGCGACGGGCGCCGTCTCGAACATCTTCAGCCCAACCGCAAGGGCGACCCCGAGCAGGCGTTGACCGACGGCGAACTGGAGGGCAAGTTTCTCGAACTGGCGTCGCCCGTGATCGGGAGCGAACGTGCTGGCGCGCTGCTCGCACGCATCTGGGCGCTGGATACCAGTGCAGCGCTGCCTGCCGCCTGA
- a CDS encoding acetate--CoA ligase family protein: MTEMNAIARLLQPRSVAVIGASADAAKTAGRPVAYLRKHGFTGEIYPVNPRVDSVGGLACYPDIASIPGTPDVGIVLLGAERAHQAVRELAAKGTAAAIVLASGYTETGEEGARRQQQLIEAAGGMRILGPNTIGLVNLTDNIVLSASGALEMDHFPVGGIGVVSQSGGILGALLSRAAARGIGLSKLISTSNEVDLDLADFVDYLADDPGTKVIALYVESVRNAEKFRAAALKAARAGKPVVAFKIGRSEAGAKAAVSHTGALAGADSMYDALFRQVGVIRAQTFGDLLDIPVALATGRKLRGKRVAILTSTGGAGTLVSDDLGMRGFETPAPDAATAEALRALQSGDHAVLDRNPIDVTLAGLQPDLLRGAINVLLKSPSYDALAIIVGSSSLAMPELMAGAIQDCLLNSDKPVIAYVSPHAPEVAALLTQRGVPAFAAAESCTSALGAMLNAGSWQEPKLPSEPAADVRIDDLPEGSLDEAEAKQLFTRFGMPCARERVVTMPGEAESAVRELGGRVVLKILSAEITHKSDVGGVAVNMTAETVGARLLVMASEVESKTGVRPQRFLVQEMVGGGTELILGVHHDALGTAILLGMGGITAELFKDTAMRLLPAQGGLGREEALSMARELKTWPLLDGFRGRPKADVDALVDAIVAFSQMAAQLGNRLLEAEINPIFVLPQGQGVCAADGVVVLASSES; this comes from the coding sequence ATGACTGAGATGAACGCCATCGCCAGGCTGCTCCAGCCGCGCAGCGTTGCGGTGATCGGCGCATCGGCGGATGCGGCCAAGACCGCCGGCCGGCCCGTGGCCTATTTGCGCAAGCACGGATTCACGGGCGAGATCTACCCGGTCAATCCGCGCGTCGACTCCGTCGGCGGCCTGGCCTGCTACCCGGACATCGCCTCGATTCCCGGCACACCCGATGTGGGCATCGTGCTGCTGGGCGCGGAGCGGGCGCATCAGGCTGTGCGCGAACTCGCGGCCAAGGGCACGGCCGCGGCCATCGTGCTTGCCAGCGGCTACACGGAAACCGGAGAGGAGGGCGCACGGCGCCAGCAGCAACTCATCGAGGCGGCGGGCGGAATGCGCATCCTCGGTCCCAACACCATCGGACTGGTCAATCTGACCGACAACATCGTGCTTTCTGCCAGCGGCGCACTCGAGATGGACCACTTTCCGGTCGGCGGCATCGGCGTGGTCTCGCAAAGCGGAGGCATTCTGGGTGCGCTGCTTTCGCGTGCTGCGGCTCGCGGCATCGGCTTGTCGAAGTTGATCTCGACCAGCAATGAAGTCGATCTGGACCTGGCCGATTTTGTCGACTACCTGGCCGACGACCCGGGCACGAAAGTCATTGCCCTGTACGTGGAGAGCGTCCGCAACGCCGAGAAATTTCGGGCCGCTGCATTGAAGGCGGCTCGCGCGGGCAAACCGGTGGTGGCATTCAAGATCGGCCGTTCCGAGGCCGGTGCCAAGGCTGCCGTGTCGCATACCGGCGCACTGGCGGGCGCCGACAGCATGTACGACGCTTTGTTCAGGCAGGTTGGCGTGATTCGCGCCCAGACCTTCGGCGACCTGCTCGACATTCCGGTCGCACTGGCCACGGGCCGCAAGCTGCGCGGCAAGCGTGTGGCCATCCTGACCTCGACCGGCGGAGCGGGAACCCTGGTTTCGGACGACCTGGGCATGCGAGGATTCGAGACGCCCGCGCCGGACGCCGCAACGGCCGAGGCCCTGCGCGCATTGCAGAGCGGCGACCACGCCGTGCTCGACCGCAACCCCATCGATGTGACCCTGGCCGGCCTGCAACCCGACCTGCTGCGCGGCGCCATCAACGTTCTGCTCAAGAGCCCGAGCTACGACGCGCTGGCGATCATCGTCGGCTCCTCCAGCCTGGCCATGCCGGAGCTGATGGCGGGTGCCATCCAGGACTGCCTGCTCAATTCGGACAAGCCGGTGATCGCCTACGTGAGCCCGCACGCACCCGAAGTGGCCGCCTTGCTCACGCAGCGCGGCGTGCCGGCATTTGCAGCTGCCGAAAGCTGCACCAGCGCGCTGGGCGCCATGCTGAATGCCGGCAGCTGGCAAGAGCCGAAGCTGCCCAGCGAGCCTGCGGCCGACGTGCGCATCGACGATCTGCCGGAGGGCTCCCTCGACGAAGCAGAAGCCAAGCAGCTGTTCACCCGTTTTGGCATGCCCTGCGCGCGCGAGCGGGTCGTGACCATGCCGGGGGAGGCCGAAAGCGCGGTCCGCGAACTGGGCGGACGCGTCGTGCTCAAAATTCTTTCGGCCGAGATCACGCACAAGAGCGACGTCGGCGGCGTTGCCGTGAACATGACGGCCGAGACGGTGGGCGCGCGCCTGCTGGTGATGGCCTCCGAGGTCGAGAGCAAGACTGGCGTGCGGCCCCAGCGCTTCCTGGTGCAGGAAATGGTCGGCGGCGGCACCGAGCTGATCCTGGGCGTGCACCACGACGCCCTGGGCACGGCCATTCTGCTGGGCATGGGCGGCATCACCGCCGAGCTGTTCAAGGACACCGCGATGCGGCTGCTTCCTGCTCAAGGGGGCCTCGGCCGCGAGGAGGCGCTTTCGATGGCGCGCGAGCTGAAGACATGGCCCTTGCTCGACGGCTTTCGCGGCCGCCCCAAGGCCGATGTCGACGCGCTGGTCGATGCGATCGTCGCCTTCTCGCAAATGGCGGCCCAGCTCGGCAACCGCTTGCTCGAAGCGGAGATCAACCCGATCTTCGTGCTGCCGCAGGGGCAGGGCGTGTGCGCCGCCGACGGGGTGGTGGTGCTCGCGTCTTCGGAGAGTTGA
- a CDS encoding enoyl-CoA hydratase/isomerase family protein → MTDEQLIELEVAAGIATLWLNRPEKRNAMSDDMRTQFIAALEHVANDKSIRALVLTGRGKGFCAGGDVAGMERRMQAPAGEVGFNGWSRQQRVHHTQSLLHTMPKPTIAAVNGAASGLGADTALACDFIIASDAASFTWSYINRGIVPDGGGMYFLPRRVGLSKAKELIFSGRKVELEEAIGLGIADRQTSAETLVADAQRWAAEMSKGSATALALGKTILNQSFELSAHQVFAQGSQAQGICYTSTEHRESVMAFLARSSAKNGMTK, encoded by the coding sequence ATGACTGATGAACAACTGATCGAGCTCGAAGTTGCAGCCGGCATCGCCACCCTGTGGCTGAACCGGCCCGAAAAGCGCAATGCCATGAGCGACGATATGCGGACGCAATTCATCGCGGCGCTGGAGCATGTGGCCAACGACAAGTCGATTCGCGCGCTGGTGCTCACGGGGCGCGGCAAGGGCTTTTGCGCCGGCGGAGACGTTGCCGGCATGGAGCGGCGCATGCAGGCTCCGGCGGGCGAGGTCGGCTTCAATGGCTGGAGCCGCCAGCAGCGCGTGCACCACACCCAGTCGCTGCTGCACACCATGCCCAAGCCGACGATCGCTGCGGTCAATGGTGCGGCATCGGGCCTGGGGGCGGACACGGCGCTGGCGTGCGATTTCATCATCGCTTCCGATGCGGCAAGCTTCACGTGGTCGTACATCAATCGCGGCATCGTTCCCGATGGCGGCGGCATGTACTTCCTGCCGCGCCGGGTCGGCCTCTCGAAAGCCAAGGAGCTGATCTTCAGCGGCCGGAAGGTCGAACTCGAAGAGGCCATCGGCCTCGGCATTGCCGATCGCCAGACGAGTGCCGAAACACTCGTTGCCGATGCGCAGCGCTGGGCGGCCGAGATGAGCAAGGGATCGGCCACCGCGCTGGCCCTTGGAAAGACGATCCTCAACCAGAGCTTCGAACTCTCCGCGCACCAGGTGTTTGCACAGGGAAGCCAGGCGCAGGGCATTTGCTACACCAGCACAGAGCACCGCGAATCGGTGATGGCCTTCCTGGCCAGGAGCAGTGCAAAGAACGGGATGACGAAATGA
- a CDS encoding tripartite tricarboxylate transporter substrate binding protein: MQKRLLWARLRTALVLFSTAAAAATVSMAALAAFPDKPVKIVVPFAPGGGTDLVARTMGIAMGQELGQPIIIDNKPGAGTIIGTDAVAKAPPDGYTLVMATVAHVVNPSIQSKLPYDHEKAFAPVMLVGVSPNVLVVRAESPLKSVQDVINAAKANPGKLSFASQGAGTSAHLAGELFRNLTKTNITHIPYRGAGPAMNDLMGGQVDVMFATAAAVGTFIENGKLRALAVTTATRSPAHALAKVPTIAESGVPGYVADSWYGLYAPAGTPADVVARLNAAARKAVQTEAFRKRVEGEGLVINAGSPADFDKYAKGEEARWRKVVKENNITNE, encoded by the coding sequence ATGCAAAAACGCCTGCTCTGGGCACGCCTCAGGACCGCCCTGGTTCTTTTCTCGACCGCAGCGGCAGCCGCGACTGTTTCGATGGCGGCGCTCGCAGCCTTTCCCGACAAGCCCGTCAAGATCGTCGTGCCGTTCGCACCCGGCGGCGGCACCGACCTTGTCGCACGGACCATGGGCATTGCGATGGGCCAGGAGCTGGGCCAGCCCATCATCATCGACAACAAGCCTGGCGCCGGCACGATCATCGGAACGGACGCGGTGGCAAAGGCACCGCCCGACGGCTACACGCTGGTGATGGCCACCGTGGCGCATGTGGTGAACCCCAGCATCCAGAGCAAGCTGCCCTATGACCATGAGAAGGCCTTTGCACCGGTCATGCTCGTCGGGGTGTCGCCGAACGTGCTGGTGGTGCGGGCGGAAAGCCCGCTCAAGTCGGTGCAGGACGTCATCAACGCCGCCAAGGCGAACCCGGGAAAGCTGTCGTTCGCATCGCAAGGCGCGGGAACCTCGGCGCACCTTGCCGGCGAACTGTTCAGGAACCTGACGAAGACGAACATCACCCACATTCCCTACCGCGGTGCCGGTCCGGCCATGAACGATTTGATGGGCGGCCAGGTGGATGTCATGTTCGCAACCGCCGCGGCGGTGGGCACCTTCATCGAAAACGGCAAGCTGCGCGCGCTCGCGGTAACCACGGCCACGCGATCACCGGCCCATGCCCTTGCCAAGGTGCCGACGATTGCCGAAAGCGGCGTACCCGGCTACGTGGCCGACAGTTGGTACGGCCTGTATGCGCCGGCAGGCACTCCCGCAGATGTCGTCGCGCGCCTGAACGCTGCGGCCAGGAAGGCCGTGCAGACGGAGGCCTTTCGCAAGCGCGTGGAAGGAGAGGGCCTTGTGATCAACGCGGGCTCGCCGGCGGACTTCGACAAGTACGCCAAGGGCGAGGAAGCGCGCTGGCGCAAGGTCGTCAAGGAAAACAACATCACCAACGAATGA
- a CDS encoding IclR family transcriptional regulator: protein MPTLARRQHFEEPTLNRSLERGIEILRAFRPGADLLGNGDIAERTGLSRATVSRLTQTLVESGMLEHDRTLRAYRLAAPVLSFAHAMRAGSPVLNTVAPLMRNLAEKLRINVGLAVADRDEMVYLESVRYNRKVSLRNVVAGQRVPMELTSLGRAYLAVAEEPRRRALMAQFRERRESGWNRIRDEIRSAARSVAERGFCAAAWQPEVVALATPLVAEGRPVYVLNVSITTKADIAEAEAMLAGPLLALSADVKAALASSC from the coding sequence GTGCCCACGCTCGCCAGACGCCAACATTTCGAAGAGCCGACGCTCAACCGCTCGCTGGAGCGCGGAATCGAGATCCTTCGGGCCTTCAGGCCCGGTGCCGATCTGCTGGGAAACGGAGACATCGCCGAGCGCACCGGGCTTTCGCGCGCTACCGTGAGCCGCCTGACCCAGACGCTGGTCGAGTCCGGAATGCTCGAGCACGACCGCACCCTTCGGGCCTACCGGCTTGCGGCGCCGGTACTGAGCTTTGCCCACGCCATGCGGGCCGGCTCCCCGGTGTTGAACACGGTTGCTCCGCTGATGCGGAACCTGGCGGAAAAGCTTCGCATCAACGTCGGCCTGGCTGTCGCGGACCGCGACGAGATGGTCTACCTCGAATCGGTGCGCTACAACCGCAAGGTTTCACTGCGCAACGTGGTTGCGGGCCAGCGGGTGCCAATGGAGCTCACGTCGCTCGGCCGGGCTTACCTGGCGGTCGCCGAAGAGCCCAGGCGGCGTGCCCTCATGGCGCAGTTCCGCGAAAGGCGCGAAAGCGGTTGGAACCGGATTCGCGACGAGATCCGGAGCGCGGCCCGAAGCGTGGCCGAGCGCGGCTTTTGCGCGGCGGCCTGGCAACCGGAGGTGGTTGCCCTTGCCACGCCGCTCGTGGCGGAAGGCCGGCCTGTCTACGTGCTGAACGTGAGCATCACCACAAAGGCCGATATTGCCGAGGCCGAGGCGATGCTCGCAGGCCCGCTGCTCGCGCTTTCGGCGGATGTGAAGGCCGCGCTCGCTAGTTCCTGCTAA
- a CDS encoding Bug family tripartite tricarboxylate transporter substrate binding protein, with translation MFKKTASFAKFVLLGAAFAGAQLCAASEYPNKPIKMVIPYTPGGSIDTVGRMVADQLQRQLGQPIVIENLPGASGVLGSLNVKKAKADGYTLLFNASSQVYMPLVVAKKTYDAEQDFTPVGQIGYVPLLVAVNNDVPAKNLGEFAALVRANPGKYTWATSGLGTTSHLSEEMINRALKLNMEIIAYKGAIPQLTDVVGGHVSAAVSPMPGVRSFVQGARLRAIAITSKTRVASMPDVPTVAESGIPGFELLSWYGIWGPAGMPEAVTNRLNSEIAKAVDTPALKAKFTELSFVPAKSNPEQFRKLIREDLSKIGQAVKEANIRID, from the coding sequence ATGTTCAAGAAAACTGCTTCGTTCGCAAAATTCGTGTTGCTGGGCGCCGCCTTCGCAGGTGCCCAGCTATGTGCGGCAAGCGAATACCCGAACAAGCCCATCAAGATGGTCATTCCCTACACGCCGGGCGGATCGATCGATACGGTGGGACGCATGGTTGCCGACCAGTTGCAGAGGCAGTTGGGCCAGCCCATCGTCATCGAGAACCTGCCCGGCGCCTCGGGTGTGCTCGGTTCGTTGAATGTCAAGAAGGCCAAGGCCGACGGCTATACCTTGCTGTTCAACGCATCGAGCCAGGTCTACATGCCCCTCGTGGTGGCAAAGAAGACCTACGACGCGGAGCAGGACTTCACGCCTGTCGGGCAGATCGGCTATGTGCCCCTTCTCGTGGCGGTAAACAACGATGTTCCCGCAAAGAACCTCGGCGAGTTTGCCGCGCTGGTCAGGGCCAACCCCGGCAAATACACCTGGGCGACCTCGGGCCTGGGAACGACCAGCCACCTGAGCGAGGAAATGATCAACCGGGCGCTGAAGCTCAACATGGAAATCATCGCCTACAAAGGCGCGATTCCGCAGTTGACGGACGTGGTTGGTGGCCACGTGTCGGCGGCGGTTTCGCCGATGCCCGGCGTGCGCTCGTTCGTGCAGGGCGCACGCTTGCGTGCGATAGCCATTACCAGCAAGACCCGCGTTGCCAGCATGCCAGACGTACCCACCGTGGCCGAGAGCGGCATTCCTGGTTTCGAACTTCTCTCCTGGTATGGCATCTGGGGGCCGGCAGGCATGCCAGAGGCCGTGACGAACCGGCTCAATTCAGAAATTGCCAAGGCGGTCGACACTCCCGCGCTCAAGGCCAAGTTCACGGAGCTTTCCTTCGTTCCCGCCAAGTCGAATCCCGAGCAGTTCAGGAAGCTCATTCGCGAGGACCTTTCGAAGATAGGCCAGGCGGTGAAGGAAGCCAACATCAGGATCGATTAG
- a CDS encoding alpha/beta fold hydrolase codes for MSTETQTNPARTAPLQRKLIAYRSPPSGAEVQIEFSDEGRGPVICILPSLARSGRDYDEVAAKLAAAGFRVLRPDPRGVGSSRGPMENLDLHDFARDVAAVLDHEATGRIVVVGHAWGSQPARTLAADRPDLVRGIVMAAASAGKLSPGSTEKPYSRLRDEIDGAGDLSLPIERRLECLRKAFFAPGHDPAVWLDGWYPAAHQAQGRAREMTPVDDYFSGGDSVPILDLQAEHDAVVIPNVMKPYLGDRVTVQVIRDAGHAMAPEQPQAMSDAIAVFARAIYSA; via the coding sequence ATGTCCACCGAAACCCAAACAAATCCGGCGCGTACGGCGCCACTGCAGCGCAAGCTCATCGCGTATCGCTCGCCCCCTTCGGGTGCAGAGGTGCAGATCGAATTCAGCGACGAAGGCCGAGGCCCGGTCATCTGCATTCTTCCGTCGCTTGCACGCTCGGGACGTGACTACGACGAAGTCGCCGCCAAGCTGGCAGCCGCGGGGTTCCGCGTGTTGCGCCCCGACCCTCGAGGCGTGGGCTCAAGCCGCGGCCCCATGGAGAACTTGGACCTTCACGACTTTGCCCGCGACGTCGCCGCGGTGCTCGACCATGAGGCAACCGGCCGCATCGTCGTCGTGGGGCATGCGTGGGGCAGCCAGCCGGCGCGCACCCTCGCGGCCGATCGTCCCGACCTGGTGCGCGGCATCGTCATGGCCGCGGCCTCCGCGGGAAAGCTTTCTCCGGGGTCCACCGAAAAGCCGTATAGCCGGCTTCGTGACGAGATCGACGGAGCCGGCGACCTGAGCCTTCCAATCGAACGGCGGCTGGAATGCCTTCGCAAGGCTTTCTTTGCACCGGGCCATGACCCGGCCGTATGGCTCGATGGCTGGTATCCCGCGGCACACCAGGCACAGGGCAGGGCGCGCGAGATGACGCCGGTCGATGACTATTTCTCTGGCGGTGACAGCGTGCCCATCCTGGACCTGCAGGCTGAGCACGATGCCGTGGTGATCCCGAATGTCATGAAGCCATATCTGGGCGACCGGGTCACTGTGCAGGTCATTCGCGATGCGGGGCATGCCATGGCCCCAGAACAACCGCAGGCGATGAGCGACGCCATCGCGGTCTTTGCCCGCGCGATCTATTCCGCGTGA
- a CDS encoding LysR substrate-binding domain-containing protein: MELRQLLYFVTVADAGSFSRGAAELNLAQPSLSRQIALLEADLGQRLLVRTGRGVSPTEAGDALLVHARAMLDISRRARDELQEMDESPGGRIIVGMPPRVALGLSTPLVQRFRERFPRAVITVLEGLSVALRESLLAGKLDLALLFDPATSPQLAFQPLMREKLLLVAPPKSKLPPRVGLAALANYPMVLPSAPNAIRHLLDSVLGSRGIQLKVLAEVGAVRTVISLVQTGVGCTVLPESALGSPGDELLPRAPIGPPAIWNALVLATPKARPATRLTRGTAQLLQELDFRQRY; this comes from the coding sequence ATGGAACTTCGCCAGCTGCTCTACTTCGTGACCGTGGCGGACGCGGGCAGTTTCAGCCGCGGCGCCGCAGAACTGAACCTTGCGCAGCCCAGCCTCAGCAGGCAAATTGCATTGCTGGAAGCCGATCTCGGGCAGCGCCTGCTTGTAAGAACCGGGCGCGGCGTGTCCCCCACCGAAGCGGGCGATGCCTTGCTCGTCCATGCGCGGGCAATGCTCGACATTTCGCGGCGAGCGCGAGACGAGCTTCAGGAAATGGATGAAAGCCCCGGCGGCCGGATCATCGTGGGAATGCCGCCGCGGGTGGCACTGGGTCTGAGCACACCGCTGGTCCAGAGGTTTCGCGAACGGTTTCCGCGCGCGGTGATTACGGTGCTCGAAGGGTTGAGCGTCGCGCTTCGGGAGTCGCTCCTCGCGGGCAAGCTCGACCTGGCACTTCTCTTCGACCCGGCAACGTCGCCGCAGCTCGCGTTCCAGCCGCTGATGCGCGAAAAGCTCCTGCTGGTTGCGCCGCCCAAGAGCAAGCTGCCGCCGCGGGTCGGCCTGGCCGCGCTTGCCAACTACCCGATGGTGCTGCCGAGTGCCCCCAACGCAATCCGGCATCTGCTCGACTCGGTGCTTGGTTCACGCGGCATCCAGCTGAAGGTGCTCGCCGAGGTGGGCGCGGTTCGTACCGTCATCTCCCTCGTGCAAACGGGCGTGGGCTGCACCGTGCTTCCCGAGAGCGCGCTGGGCTCGCCTGGCGACGAACTGCTGCCCCGTGCGCCCATCGGGCCACCAGCGATCTGGAATGCGCTGGTACTCGCCACTCCCAAGGCGCGCCCCGCAACCCGGCTCACCCGAGGGACAGCGCAACTGCTGCAGGAACTGGACTTTCGCCAGCGCTATTGA